One window of the Phormidium ambiguum IAM M-71 genome contains the following:
- a CDS encoding PAS domain S-box protein, producing MSDRQKTKEELIAELEQLRAEIAALKQEKTTTPICIPETSETADMPDICRIAVSPELGAIYQAINRHPLTVSPETVIPVVIQQMEQTHSSSVLVVDREVLVGIFTERDLVQLISERISLEKLTIAEVMTRQLIAISLAELQDTVSVFNLMQQHKIRHLPVLDKSGLMFGLITMQSLRESLQPSDLLRLRQVKDVVVRQVNYASPNSSLFQIVRLMAQEKVSCVVIAQIDNQGIVIPVGIITERDIVRFHTLELDFYLTQAAMVMSTPLLPISPEDTLLQAYQLMNRHRIRRLVVCDRKGSLVGILTQRSILQAMNPAEAYTVIQILRQEIDRLQNENILLLENCNQELQRQVKEAGAKLAEQIEQERLLAGFNQQINRSLNIPKVLNTKLSCTVLLIMPQESDRALYQDYLSQDEEYNYNILEFTDSQTALQQCQQMVPELILVDDLLPDMTVKEFLIQLRKLIKDDSLPVIVITANNRTQTIVDLFKSGAQDYLNKNHITATKLHKTIKNVLNKIQLNQAQPTQQVPQQLVSSTALHIRQFLDLNEILAATVNEVRRIFGCDRVIIYRFKPDFSGVIVVESVVDPAFSMLGWEIKDDCFRQHWIEAYRQGRIRAIEDIYTEPNLNPCHIEFLANFQVRANLVVPILQAENIWGLIIAHNCTVSRHWKDNEIEFLSQLATQVGIAIQQAALVNQLKSELKERREAEVALQESEAHFRNAILNAPMPIMLHAEDGEVLLINEVWTEITGYSKAEIPTVNIWINKADRQHRQRFWAEIQQLYEQEKRVFQGEYTIKTKAKQTRIWNISSALLGELPDGRRLVISTALDVTEQQETLRQRQQAELQLQESQQRLQLSLEAAKAGSWELNLLTHELIASDQYKVNLGISPNAQITYQQLIEELIHPNDRAIQQAFMTQALEKHTRYEAEYRCTWSDGSVHWLMARGQAFYQDDGTPYRMIGVTLDITDRKQIELELFQLTAELEERVIQRTAQLSQTNADLLQEIRNRQRIENALRESEARWRSLVENAPSFVIMIDRKGKILFINRTLVNFSGERVIQQNFYDYVIPEYQSIQKAAVEQVFRTGEPTTFEVLGYKDTPENLAWYETRIAPIWQNNKIYSAIVIVNDISDRKQIEADLRKNQARLIEAQRVAHIGNWDYDLATGKITWTEELFHILNRDLALGEPNYQENLQLYHPDDREKLRQAVEQAITTGEPYKLIMRIVLPDNSIRYINGIGRVGYNTEGEVIRLYGTAQDITDYIQAEQALRDSEARFRSAFDDAATGISLVAINGKFLRVNATFCEFLGYSEAELLTMNFQAITHPDDLDTDLNYVQQSLRGEIRTYELEKRYLHKLGYTVWGLLSVSLLRTQEGEPLYFISQVQDITDRKQTEADLKEKNHRWRSLLDNVQLIVVGLDRHGLVEYANPFLLKLIGYTEDEVLGNTWFDNFLPYHKKSEIYHIFQEIIQEVNTHSYVLNPILTRTGEERMIAWSNTLLHDVQGNAIGLISIGEDVTERYKLERMKGEFVSIVSHELRTPLTSMRAALNLLSEHIVDPASETGQNVIQIAAEGVERLVRLVNDILDLERLESGKLRLEKTCCDPVKVVKTAIDQMQEMANQEGVKIETTIESYPIYADCDRLLQVLINLLSNAIKFSSSNSTIWLQVQIIPNPKDTLSSPQLQFRIKDRGRGIPADKLETIFERFHQLDASDSRDKGGTGLGLAICRSIVEQHGGKIWVESILGEGSTFYFTLPVGEENCHGN from the coding sequence ATGAGCGATCGCCAGAAAACAAAAGAAGAATTAATTGCTGAATTGGAGCAACTTAGAGCCGAAATCGCCGCTCTTAAACAAGAGAAAACGACGACACCGATTTGCATACCCGAAACATCTGAAACAGCTGATATGCCAGATATTTGTCGAATTGCTGTATCTCCAGAATTAGGAGCAATTTATCAAGCAATTAATCGTCATCCACTGACAGTTTCTCCTGAAACAGTAATTCCAGTTGTGATTCAACAAATGGAGCAAACACATTCCAGTAGTGTTTTAGTTGTCGATCGAGAAGTATTAGTCGGAATTTTTACTGAACGAGATTTAGTACAATTAATTTCCGAGCGAATTTCGCTAGAAAAATTAACTATTGCTGAAGTTATGACTCGGCAATTAATTGCCATTTCTTTAGCAGAATTGCAAGATACTGTTAGCGTCTTCAATTTGATGCAACAACACAAAATTCGCCATCTTCCAGTATTAGATAAATCTGGTTTGATGTTCGGATTAATTACAATGCAAAGTTTGCGCGAGTCACTACAACCAAGCGATTTATTGCGCTTACGGCAAGTAAAAGATGTGGTGGTACGACAAGTAAATTATGCGTCTCCCAATAGCAGCTTATTTCAAATAGTGCGATTAATGGCACAGGAAAAAGTTAGTTGTGTGGTGATTGCTCAAATAGATAATCAGGGAATAGTTATACCTGTTGGGATTATTACTGAACGGGATATTGTCAGATTTCACACTTTAGAATTAGATTTTTATTTAACTCAAGCAGCAATGGTGATGAGTACACCACTATTGCCTATTTCTCCAGAAGATACTTTATTACAAGCATATCAATTGATGAATCGCCATCGAATTCGGCGGTTGGTAGTTTGCGATCGCAAAGGTAGTTTAGTCGGGATTTTAACTCAGCGCAGTATTTTGCAAGCGATGAATCCAGCCGAAGCTTACACTGTGATTCAAATATTGCGTCAGGAAATCGATCGCCTTCAGAACGAGAATATTTTACTTTTGGAAAACTGTAACCAGGAACTACAACGTCAAGTTAAAGAAGCGGGAGCAAAATTAGCCGAACAAATTGAACAAGAACGTCTTTTAGCGGGATTTAACCAACAAATTAATCGATCGCTCAATATCCCAAAGGTTTTGAATACCAAACTTTCTTGTACTGTTTTACTTATTATGCCGCAAGAAAGCGATCGCGCTCTCTATCAAGATTATCTCAGTCAAGATGAAGAATATAACTATAATATTTTAGAATTTACTGACTCGCAAACAGCCTTACAACAGTGTCAACAAATGGTACCAGAACTAATTCTGGTTGACGATTTGTTACCTGATATGACTGTAAAAGAATTTTTGATTCAACTCCGCAAACTGATTAAAGATGACTCATTACCAGTAATTGTAATTACTGCCAACAATCGCACCCAAACCATAGTTGACTTATTTAAAAGCGGCGCACAAGATTATCTTAATAAAAATCATATTACTGCTACAAAATTACATAAAACCATCAAAAATGTTCTCAATAAAATCCAATTAAACCAAGCACAACCCACCCAACAAGTACCTCAACAACTTGTTTCTAGTACAGCGTTACATATTCGCCAATTTTTAGATTTAAATGAAATTTTGGCGGCGACAGTTAATGAAGTCAGACGCATTTTTGGCTGCGATCGCGTAATTATTTATCGCTTTAAACCCGATTTTAGTGGCGTAATCGTTGTAGAATCAGTCGTCGATCCTGCATTCTCTATGTTGGGATGGGAAATTAAAGATGATTGTTTCCGTCAGCATTGGATAGAAGCTTATCGACAAGGGAGAATTCGGGCGATCGAAGACATTTACACCGAACCTAATTTAAACCCCTGTCACATCGAATTTTTAGCTAATTTTCAAGTACGAGCAAATTTAGTAGTACCCATTTTGCAAGCAGAAAATATTTGGGGTTTAATAATAGCTCATAATTGCACAGTTTCCAGACATTGGAAAGATAATGAAATTGAATTTTTATCGCAATTAGCAACACAGGTAGGCATTGCTATTCAGCAAGCAGCATTAGTTAATCAGCTAAAAAGCGAACTTAAAGAACGTCGAGAAGCAGAAGTTGCACTGCAAGAAAGTGAAGCGCATTTTCGCAATGCGATTTTAAATGCTCCCATGCCAATTATGCTTCATGCAGAAGATGGAGAAGTATTACTAATTAATGAAGTTTGGACAGAAATTACTGGTTACAGCAAAGCAGAAATTCCCACCGTAAATATTTGGATAAATAAAGCCGATCGCCAACATCGTCAGCGTTTTTGGGCAGAAATACAACAGCTTTATGAGCAAGAGAAAAGAGTTTTTCAAGGGGAATATACCATAAAAACTAAAGCCAAACAAACTCGAATTTGGAATATCTCTTCTGCTTTGTTAGGAGAACTTCCCGATGGAAGAAGATTAGTAATCAGTACAGCTTTAGATGTTACCGAACAGCAAGAAACTTTACGTCAACGCCAACAAGCAGAATTACAATTACAAGAAAGTCAACAACGATTGCAATTATCATTAGAAGCAGCAAAAGCAGGTTCTTGGGAATTAAATTTGCTGACTCATGAATTAATTGCTTCCGATCAATATAAAGTCAATTTGGGAATTTCCCCAAATGCACAAATTACTTATCAACAACTTATTGAAGAATTAATTCATCCAAACGATCGGGCCATACAGCAAGCATTTATGACTCAAGCTTTAGAGAAACATACTCGCTATGAAGCAGAATACCGCTGTACTTGGTCAGATGGTAGCGTTCACTGGTTAATGGCAAGAGGACAAGCTTTTTATCAAGATGATGGTACACCCTATCGCATGATTGGTGTCACCTTAGATATTACCGATCGCAAACAAATAGAATTAGAACTGTTTCAACTAACTGCTGAATTAGAAGAAAGAGTAATCCAAAGAACCGCACAACTTTCGCAAACTAATGCAGATTTATTGCAAGAAATCAGAAATCGTCAACGGATAGAAAATGCCTTAAGAGAAAGCGAAGCTAGATGGCGCAGTTTAGTAGAAAATGCCCCTAGTTTTGTCATTATGATCGATCGCAAAGGAAAAATTTTGTTTATTAATCGAACCTTGGTTAACTTTTCTGGAGAAAGAGTTATTCAGCAAAATTTTTATGATTATGTTATCCCCGAATATCAATCAATTCAAAAAGCAGCTGTTGAGCAAGTTTTCCGCACAGGTGAACCAACTACCTTTGAAGTTTTAGGTTATAAAGATACGCCAGAAAACTTAGCTTGGTATGAAACACGCATTGCTCCAATTTGGCAAAATAATAAAATTTATTCAGCTATTGTGATTGTCAATGATATTAGCGATCGCAAACAAATCGAAGCAGACTTACGTAAAAATCAAGCTCGACTAATCGAAGCACAAAGAGTTGCTCACATCGGTAACTGGGATTACGATTTAGCCACCGGAAAAATCACTTGGACAGAAGAACTATTTCACATTCTCAACCGCGATTTAGCATTAGGAGAACCGAACTATCAAGAAAATTTACAACTTTATCACCCAGACGATCGAGAAAAATTGCGCCAAGCAGTGGAACAAGCAATTACCACAGGTGAACCTTACAAACTAATCATGCGAATTGTACTGCCAGATAATTCAATTCGCTATATCAACGGTATAGGGAGAGTAGGATACAACACCGAAGGAGAAGTAATTCGTCTTTACGGTACTGCTCAAGATATTACAGATTATATCCAAGCAGAACAAGCTTTACGTGATAGTGAAGCTAGATTTCGTAGTGCTTTTGACGACGCAGCTACAGGAATATCTCTGGTGGCGATTAATGGCAAATTTTTGCGAGTTAATGCTACTTTTTGTGAGTTTCTCGGCTATTCAGAAGCTGAGTTACTAACAATGAACTTTCAGGCTATTACTCATCCTGATGATTTGGATACCGATCTTAACTACGTACAGCAAAGTCTTAGAGGAGAAATAAGAACTTACGAATTAGAGAAAAGATATCTCCACAAACTCGGTTATACTGTTTGGGGTTTGCTAAGTGTCTCGCTGTTACGAACCCAAGAAGGAGAACCTTTGTATTTTATTAGTCAAGTTCAAGATATTACCGATCGCAAACAAACCGAAGCAGATTTAAAAGAAAAAAATCATCGTTGGCGATCGCTACTCGACAACGTACAACTAATTGTAGTTGGCTTAGATCGACATGGATTAGTTGAATACGCCAACCCATTCTTACTGAAACTTATTGGATATACGGAAGACGAAGTATTAGGAAACACCTGGTTTGATAACTTTCTACCCTATCATAAAAAATCAGAAATCTACCATATATTTCAAGAAATTATCCAAGAAGTAAACACTCATAGTTATGTTCTCAATCCGATTTTGACTCGTACAGGTGAAGAACGCATGATTGCGTGGAGTAACACTTTATTGCATGATGTACAAGGTAATGCGATCGGATTAATTAGTATTGGTGAAGATGTCACCGAACGCTATAAACTAGAACGAATGAAAGGTGAATTTGTTTCCATCGTCAGTCATGAACTTCGTACTCCTTTAACTTCCATGCGGGCTGCATTGAATTTACTTTCCGAACATATCGTCGATCCGGCTTCCGAAACCGGACAAAACGTAATTCAAATAGCGGCTGAAGGAGTCGAACGCTTAGTCCGTTTAGTTAATGATATTCTCGATTTAGAACGTCTAGAATCGGGAAAATTACGCCTAGAAAAAACCTGTTGCGATCCAGTAAAAGTAGTGAAAACTGCGATCGACCAAATGCAGGAAATGGCTAATCAAGAAGGAGTTAAAATCGAAACGACAATTGAAAGTTACCCGATTTATGCAGATTG
- a CDS encoding response regulator, with product MKILLVEDDQNLANLLQTTLNWQQYQVDMAVDGQQGWELAEVFQYDVILLDVILPKLDGISFCQQLRMGGHFAIHLPNKETPVLLMTAVDTVTNKVMGLDAGADDYLVKPINLDELLARIRALGRRGQVQRSSILQWGDLHLHPKNCEVTFAGNPISLTLKEYQLLELFLRYPDQIFSQGRLIEQLWGQHETPTENAVRAQIKGLRQKLKQAGAQDIIETMYKLGYRLRRPNQEYSNHKEPISLGAATANTTPNKMLSLDLWEIWQECRQSYVDRLTIIEQAITALKAGTLTKEIQHQAEREAHTLIGSLGSFGLSEASRISRQIQQIFKQESVLGNSEIKQLSHLIEKLRLKLFEDYTIAKKPETPEDKILLGASDKSFLLIVDDDLILAQHLASEAISWGIVAEVATTLQQAKNFILKQKPDAVLLDLSFAEIGENGLEFLAELHNSYPEISVVVFTARDELSDRVQAARLGSKGFLQKPIAPSQVLAAISQTLQKSQPTNSKILIVDDDPQILKLLQKFLEPEGYDLILLDKAQNFWDVLERTVPDLLILDVELHGCTTGSKVFPPAELSGFDLCQIIRNDPQWYNLPILFLSAHTDSETVLQGFEAGADDFLHKPIVPTNLLTRVKKRLEQGKIRRQTELDSLTGVSNRGKSMQDITRLLRLAVRQQQPFSLAVLDLDQFKLINDRYGHEIGDRVLNYFGQLLNQSFRMEDVVGRWGGEEFVVGMYGISKQNGAKRLDKMLNTFREIKFTDRKGNEFQVTFSAGIAQFIEDGEDLQTLYRAADQTLYKAKTQGRNRVLATET from the coding sequence GTGAAGATTCTTTTAGTAGAAGACGATCAAAATTTAGCGAACTTGCTACAGACAACGCTGAATTGGCAACAGTATCAAGTTGATATGGCTGTGGATGGTCAACAGGGATGGGAATTGGCTGAGGTGTTTCAGTATGATGTGATTTTGCTGGATGTGATTTTGCCAAAACTGGATGGAATATCTTTTTGTCAGCAGTTACGGATGGGGGGGCATTTTGCGATTCATCTTCCTAATAAGGAAACTCCCGTGCTGTTAATGACGGCGGTAGATACTGTGACAAATAAAGTTATGGGTTTGGATGCGGGTGCAGATGATTATCTTGTGAAACCAATTAATTTAGATGAATTGTTGGCGCGAATTCGTGCTTTGGGGCGGAGAGGTCAGGTGCAGCGATCGTCTATATTACAGTGGGGTGATTTGCATCTGCATCCGAAAAACTGTGAAGTGACTTTTGCGGGAAATCCAATTTCTTTAACTTTGAAAGAATATCAATTGTTGGAATTGTTTTTGCGTTATCCCGATCAAATATTCAGTCAGGGTAGATTGATTGAACAATTGTGGGGACAACATGAAACACCAACGGAAAATGCTGTCCGCGCACAAATTAAGGGATTGCGTCAGAAGTTAAAACAAGCAGGCGCTCAAGATATTATTGAAACAATGTATAAACTGGGATATAGATTGCGGCGACCAAATCAAGAGTATAGTAATCATAAGGAACCTATCTCTTTAGGGGCTGCTACTGCTAATACTACTCCAAATAAAATGCTTTCTTTAGATCTTTGGGAAATTTGGCAAGAGTGTCGTCAATCTTATGTCGATCGCTTAACTATTATTGAACAAGCAATAACAGCATTAAAAGCGGGTACTTTAACTAAGGAAATTCAGCACCAAGCTGAACGGGAAGCACATACTTTGATTGGCTCTTTAGGTAGCTTTGGTTTGTCTGAAGCTTCCCGAATTTCGCGGCAAATCCAACAAATTTTTAAGCAAGAATCAGTTTTAGGAAATTCAGAGATTAAACAATTAAGTCATTTAATAGAAAAACTGCGTTTGAAACTTTTTGAAGATTATACAATTGCAAAAAAACCAGAAACTCCTGAAGATAAAATTCTTTTAGGGGCAAGTGATAAGTCTTTTTTACTCATAGTTGATGATGATTTGATATTAGCCCAACATTTAGCATCTGAAGCTATTTCTTGGGGAATTGTGGCAGAAGTAGCTACAACTTTACAACAAGCTAAAAATTTTATTCTCAAGCAAAAACCAGATGCGGTATTGTTAGATTTAAGTTTTGCAGAAATTGGCGAAAATGGCTTGGAATTCCTGGCTGAATTACACAATTCGTATCCAGAAATTTCTGTTGTGGTGTTTACAGCTAGGGATGAATTAAGCGATCGCGTCCAAGCTGCTAGATTAGGTAGCAAAGGATTTTTGCAAAAACCGATCGCTCCTTCCCAAGTCCTCGCAGCTATTAGCCAAACTTTGCAAAAGTCGCAGCCAACAAACTCTAAAATATTAATAGTTGATGACGATCCGCAAATTTTAAAACTGCTCCAAAAGTTTTTAGAACCGGAAGGATACGATTTAATTTTATTAGATAAAGCTCAAAATTTTTGGGATGTTTTAGAACGAACCGTTCCTGATTTGTTAATTCTTGATGTAGAATTACACGGCTGTACCACAGGTAGTAAAGTTTTTCCTCCAGCAGAATTAAGTGGTTTTGACCTTTGCCAAATTATCCGTAACGATCCTCAATGGTACAACTTGCCAATTCTCTTTTTATCTGCTCATACTGATTCCGAAACAGTTCTACAAGGTTTTGAAGCGGGAGCAGATGATTTTCTGCACAAACCAATTGTACCGACAAATTTGTTAACGCGAGTCAAAAAAAGATTAGAACAAGGGAAAATTCGCCGCCAGACGGAATTAGACTCGCTCACAGGTGTGAGTAATCGAGGTAAATCTATGCAGGATATCACTCGATTATTGCGCTTAGCTGTGCGTCAACAACAACCTTTTAGTTTAGCAGTATTAGACTTGGATCAATTTAAGTTAATTAACGATCGATATGGACATGAAATTGGCGATCGCGTGCTTAACTATTTTGGTCAATTACTCAATCAATCATTTCGCATGGAAGATGTAGTAGGACGCTGGGGAGGAGAAGAATTTGTGGTCGGAATGTATGGGATTTCTAAACAAAATGGAGCAAAACGATTAGATAAAATGCTCAATACATTCCGAGAAATTAAATTTACAGACAGAAAAGGTAACGAATTTCAGGTAACATTTAGCGCCGGAATAGCTCAATTTATAGAAGATGGAGAAGATTTACAAACACTTTACCGCGCCGCAGACCAAACTTTATACAAAGCAAAAACTCAAGGGAGAAATCGAGTATTAGCAACTGAAACTTAA
- the aroF gene encoding 3-deoxy-7-phosphoheptulonate synthase, whose protein sequence is MFNATLASQTELHQQTIVKLTDKVRIGGKDLIIIGGPCAVESSAQMEQVASHLVNSVQALRGGVYKPRTSPYSFQGLGEEGLKIFAHIRERYNLPVVTEVMSISQIETVAAYADMLQIGSRNMQNFDLLKALGQAGKPILLKRGLAATIEEFINAAEYILSHGNPDVVLCERGIRSFDNYTRNVLDLGAVAALKQLTHLPVIVDPSHAVGKRELVAPLAKAAIACGADGLIIECHPEPEKSVSDARQALSLEDMVQLVKSLKPVAEAIGKRIPLLQNHTQLLAA, encoded by the coding sequence ATGTTCAACGCAACACTCGCTTCCCAAACCGAACTCCACCAGCAAACCATTGTCAAACTCACAGATAAAGTGCGAATAGGTGGCAAAGACTTAATAATTATTGGCGGTCCCTGCGCCGTCGAAAGTTCCGCGCAAATGGAACAAGTCGCCAGTCACTTAGTTAACTCAGTTCAAGCATTGCGTGGCGGCGTTTACAAACCTCGGACTTCTCCCTACTCCTTCCAAGGTTTAGGCGAAGAAGGACTGAAAATATTCGCCCACATTCGAGAGCGTTATAATTTACCAGTCGTCACCGAAGTAATGTCAATTAGTCAAATTGAAACTGTCGCCGCTTATGCCGATATGCTGCAAATAGGCAGCCGCAATATGCAAAACTTCGACTTATTAAAAGCATTAGGACAAGCTGGGAAACCAATCTTACTCAAGCGAGGTTTAGCCGCAACTATAGAAGAATTTATCAATGCTGCTGAATACATTTTAAGTCATGGAAATCCCGATGTCGTACTTTGTGAAAGAGGTATTCGCAGTTTCGATAACTATACGCGAAATGTTTTAGATTTAGGTGCAGTAGCGGCACTGAAACAATTGACTCATCTGCCTGTAATTGTAGACCCATCACACGCTGTTGGTAAGCGGGAATTGGTGGCACCTTTAGCAAAAGCTGCTATTGCTTGCGGGGCCGATGGATTAATTATAGAGTGCCATCCCGAACCGGAAAAATCTGTTTCTGATGCCCGTCAAGCACTTTCTTTAGAAGATATGGTGCAGCTTGTAAAAAGTTTAAAACCTGTGGCTGAAGCTATTGGCAAACGCATCCCACTTTTACAAAACCAT